The following proteins are encoded in a genomic region of Gadus macrocephalus chromosome 19, ASM3116895v1:
- the LOC132447890 gene encoding coxsackievirus and adenovirus receptor homolog, with translation MNVGHTRPMARLPSSYSGIYLFRVIYTAFLSTGLCRALSLTSEGPQTIRRAVGDRVTLGCTYEWGASDRGDLDIEWSLVSPDTTMKDQMLLSYSNGKKYIHTSTEGIDFTATDPSKGEASLSIAVLSPPHSSTYQCKVKKSPGVDMRKVTLVVMEKPSVPKCWKEVTNSLAESLSLQCKSSKGSAPLKYTWTRGRGSPFPQTLTQNGVTGQLLIRNYSLSLAGLYRCTASNDVGEEQCTIHLADEKPPSRAGVIVGSVVGSILLITLLLLLLWLLLCKLSDRRRKQKEFSNEIREDAPAPESRPTSRFTNRSTSQYRGGSYSHVSRPEPYFIGDSEFTSPQSTTSPGSTTFSYSAKYGDVV, from the exons ATGAACGTCGGTCATACGCGCCCAATGGCTAGACTTCCATCGAG TTACAGTGGAATATATCTGTTCCGCGTGATATACACAGCCTTTCTTAGCACag GTTTATGCAGGGCTCTGTCGCTGACCTCAGAGGGCCCCCAGACCATAAGGAGGGCCGTGGGCGACCGCGTGACTCTAGGATGTACCTACGAATGGGGCGCCTCCGACCGCGGAGACCTGGACATAGAGTGGTCCCTGGTCAGCCCCGATACCACCATGAAAGACCAAATG CTGCTGTCCTACAGCAATGGAAAGAAATACATCCATacatccacagaaggcatcgACTTCACCGCGACCGACCCCTCTAAGGGGGAAGCTTCACTCTCCATCGCGGTGCTCTCCCCCCCGCACAGCTCCACCTACCAGTGTAAAGTCAAGAAGTCACCTGGGGTGGACATGCGCAAGGTGACACTGGTCGTCATGG AAAAGCCCTCCGTGCCAAAGTGTTGGAAAGAGGTAACCAATTCTCTGGCAGAGTCGCTCTCATTGCAATGCAAGTCCTCGAAGGGATCCGCGCCATTAAAATACACGTGGACGAGAGGGCGGGGAAGCCCGTTCCCGCAAACACTGACACAGA ACGGTGTGACCGGACAGCTGTTGATCCGAAACTATTCGCTGAGCCTGGCGGGGCTCTACCGCTGCACGGCCTCCAACGACGTGGGGGAGGAGCAGTGCACCATCCACCTGGCGGACGAAAAAC CGCCGAGCCGAGCTGGGGTGATTGTGGGCTCTGTGGTGGGCTCCATCCTGCTCATCACCCtgcttctactcctcctctggctcctgcTGTGTAAGCTCAGCGACCGCCGCCGCAAACAAAAGGAGTTCTCCAATGAAATAAG GGAGGATGCTCCCGCCCCAGAGAGCCGACCTACCAGTCGTTTCACCAACAGAAGCACCAGCCAGTACCGGGGGGGCAGTTACAGCCATGTATCCAGGCCAGAGCCTTACTTTATTGGGGACAGCGAGTTCACTTCCCCCCAATCCACCACCAGCCCTGGAAGCACAACTTTCAGCTATTCCGCCAAGTACGGAGATGTGGTATGA